The following is a genomic window from Bombus vancouverensis nearcticus chromosome 15, iyBomVanc1_principal, whole genome shotgun sequence.
AGTATCGAAATAAATCCAACTTTTTTACAGCTTGTATCAGTCAGTCGTGTATCGACAGGAACGATGAACATTTTCAAACGAAGTATTAAAATCTAGCGATACTTCTGTTACCCTTTcctttatattctatattttcattaCAACTTTTTAACAAAGCTTCGaacgtacatacgtatacacatacatacgtGTGTACGTTCAGCAGCTTTCTTCTTCTCCTACTTATACGATATAGTGACAAAGTTTGACAGGAAACAACTACAACGCCCTGTATAATATCTCGACGTTACGGTTGGAGAGATCGAGCTCTAAAATAATACGAACACATGCTCATGGAAGATCATCCAAATCGATAGATCCTCTTTTCACCAATTTTAGTCGCGATATATCGTGattgaaatttaacaaaaaatgtcACTATGATGTTGAACTATTTGCCACGAGTACTTACGTAGCTTGATCTCTGAACTAACTCGCGGCAGGAGCTGCCCTCCTGGAGCGTAAAAGGTCGTTATTGTCGCCAGTGATCGCGTTAATCCGTCGCACGCGTAATCGGTCGATATTAATTCGAGACAAAACTGTGAAGTCGGGCGCTTCCGCCTTTCTCTAGGTCGGCGTAGACACACAGAGGAACGAGTAGGTGCGACTGGGTTTGGGAGTGGAATAAGCGACGAGTTGTATTGGATCACAGGAGACGGAAGGAGGCAGGCAACTTGACAATGTGGCAAAGACGAAAGCGTTGTTCATCGTTTGATCGTTCCATCGTTTCGATCGATGTAACGTTAGAACCATCGTGCGCACTCACTTTGCTGTCTGGTCGGTGTGTCGATACGCGTTAACCggttcttttaaatatttttcacttcCTGCACGATGATACGCGCGGCACGTGTATTTATCGGTGTACGTATGGCACCGTAAGAAGTCtccaaaaaataaaaagaaaaaaaatatcaacTAGATCGTCTAACGTTCcgataagaaaatatatatatatatgtatatacgtgtatatgtattatatttgtgAAGTCGACCGTGCTACGAATAATAAGTACAAGTAATGTATATACGTAGTAATCTGCTGTTCTCGCATACGGAGGTagtgtttaataaaaattctcgaatactctctccctctctttctctctgtctctctctttcacttTTACATTCTGTTCCTGCCTTTCTTCTAGCTTactttctctttcgttttccCTTCTTATCTCTATCTCGATAACTCACGTATATGCTATACCAATAATGTGTAAGGTAACGTTAGGTGTTATGCAATTAGTGTCACTTAAATCGCAGCATGCAATGCACGGATAAATTTCTGTATTACGTTATCCTAAGGACCTATGAGTAAATCGTCGAGACGAGTCAACGGTGCGCGCAGTTTCTTAGTTTGCTAGCGACCTTCTTCGTTCAGACGACAAGTACAATTACGAATGGACCACCAGTTCCAGAAGCATCGTTATAGCAAACGGTCTGTGTCGCGCTGCCAGCCGTTCTCTCGGAATTATTAATTGTATTCACACGCTAATTACGCTGGCGAGTATCGCGAGCAACTTACACCGTGTCTTGTGACGGTGTACAATGACGCATTGAACCTTTTACGGTAGAACCGCGTTTAttggaacgaaattttaattagcgACTAGTCGAGTCAACTAAACTCTTATTGCCCGAACTTTTACTATTTCAACCAGAAACCGTAGATAGCGAGGCGAATCGACGTACAGTTTCCATCGTGTTAAACCGTTTGTCTTTCTTGTCTCTCGAAAGGTTCAGACAAATGGAGTTGCTAATTCTGTCCTGACCCTCTACTCGTTCCCTCTACACATTTTTCGCTTGTTTCGCTCGAAGCAGACAACTCGGTCCCTTTGTTCGTGAATACCTTAAAAATCTAGAAAGGTGCtcgtaaaaaagaagaaagcctCGGAAGTATGCGAGCACCTCAACGCGATCTACGTCCTCGTTCGTCGAATCTTTTTACTCAGTTTCTTCGTCGCAAGGTAAGTCCGAAAGAATGTCTCGCATCCAGTCTGGATACCTCGAGGCAAAGAAGGGATCCGTAACAACGACGCGTGGAGATCTATTTGTAAAACCAGCGTGGTTACACGATCATGCTCGTTTTCAATGAAATTACGATGCACGTTGCGCGAGACGATAGAAAACGACAGATTCGAGAAACCGTCGTTTCCGCGTCGACAATAGGGAACTGGAACGCGTCGCGTTACATACGATCGCGATCAAAATCAAAAGATGCGTACAAAAACGAAGGAACAGAAGAAATGAGCGGACGATCGGTTTCGCGGGTTAGCAACGTGCTTCCATGGTTGGGACTCCGTAATCGGCGACTTCCGATCCGAGTGACAATCGTGACGATCACGCGTGACCCAGAATCTCGGACCGGCTCACTGTTAAGCCCGTTCCGGGCAGCCAGCCTCGGAATACATCGAATCCCTACGAAGTGTTTACTAATTTAGACGCCGGTGTGGTTGAATATGTACGAAACGTTGCTCTCCTGGTGCACCGGCGGTCCATGGAAGGTTCGCCTGGTCGATgagttgttattgttgttgttcaCGTAGTACGAAGATTTCCTCATGCTCGTCGACGAAGACATCATGGCCACCGTTTCGTAATACCTGATCTTGCCACAGCAGCGTCCGCTCTTGAGGATCGCGATGAAACCACGACGGTATTTCTTGTTGAAGAAAGCGTACAGGATGGGATTGATGCAGGAGTTACTGGCGCCAAGCCATTGAGCGATCGGCGTGGCGATAGGCAGGATCTCGTCCTCTCTTTCGGCAACGTCTCCGCCAAGCTTGATCACCGTGAAGATCACGTAGAGCGGCAGCCACGACAGCACGAACAGAATCACTACGACGACCAGCATCTTCACCACCTTTACTTTCGATTTCTGCTGTATCCTCTCCATCTGGGCGTCCTTCGTGTCAGAGGGGATATGCCTTCGCCATACTTTTATCCAAATCAGGATATAGCAAAGAGAGATCAAAATCGTGGGAAGAACGTAGCATAATGTTAGATTGCCGATGAGGAAGAAGAGGGTGCCGTCTTCGGGGTGCGGCCACACTTCCAGGCAGAGCCTCAGGTCTGGATCGTCGTCGTAAATCGACACCAGATCGAAGAAGAGCAACCATGGAGATGTGGTGGTGAGGGCGATGAACCAGATCACGACTATCATCATGCGAGCTCGCCTCTTTGTTATTTGGCATTTCAGGGGCCACCAGATCGCCAGGAACCTGCAGGCAGACAGATCGATGTTAGCGATTGTCCAAAATTTTTTTTGTACTCGCGTATATTTTAGGATGTTGAGAATTTATGGTTGACGATAACTCGGTTTCTGTaaattttcgttaaaaattttgttaattcggAATGTGAAACGATAATCGATACGTTTCGAGTTGTACGAGAGGACGTGCTTCAAGTTAAATTGACaattacgtattttataaattgtagAAATCAACATATTTTCTACGTTTCAATCGATCTAGTTAACGTGATATATCGCGAGCGACTTTCAAACTTGGTCGATCAAAACCTTAGACATTTTACAATGCGCTAGATCGGAGAAACGGTCACCTCCTCTAACACCGAATCGAGCATATTTTCCAAATCCCTGGAACAAGTTCGATAAACGAGGTTTTCCAACTAAGGAGACCCATCACACTCACAAAGAAAGTGCCAAAACGAGCTGCTAGCGACGTTCTGCTGCATAACGACGTTCTAGCACGAGCGAACGTTGTCATTGTTTATCGATCACGAAGGAATCGAGATTTTACAACGCTGGGATACACCTACGCAGACACAGAGTCGTGCTGCGGGAAACGTAACCGTTCATTTTTTATGCCTCCGTTATGGAAATCTCGATATATTCTATCGGCGATTTCGAAAGACAGTCGGTTTCGTTACGCTTGGACGGGCGCACGGCTGCTACGTAAGAATGGATATGTATAGCAATGCGCCTTTTATGCGACGCAATGGCAATTCAACATTCCTGTATCGCGGTCTATGAAACGAGTCTTGCCTAGATAAGGTGTCGTTTCTTAAGAATTTGTTAAGTAATCACGTTCGAAGTCTCTAGATCCGATAGAGAATATCATCCTAGAAATTTCATCGTTGTAGCAAGCAACTTCCTTCTCGAGATGTCTCGTACACAGTAGCTCGTTACGACCTTTCgattatctttctttttctatcgCTCGAAGTCGGCAAACTCCAGTCCAGTTTCCCTCGAATATACGGTAAACGGTGTCTTATCACAGCAAAGGAAGCAGTTGAACGATCAAAGAGGGTCGAAAAGACGTCTCTTCCTCGCCTCCGTTAATTGACCGGTACGTGACTCATCCTTACACGTTCCTGTCCAACTCGAATCCTTCCAACAAGGATCTAGGCACGCCCATTAGCGAATATGGCTTGTCGTCGCTTCGCAACAGACTCCGACACGAACGATTTCGATTTTCTCGGTATCGGATTTTAATGGGAGAGCTTCGCTCGGCGAACAGTCGCGTCCTTCGATTAAACGAACACAACCGTTCGTCGTTGTCCACGTTGAAGAGTCCTTCTATAAATCAACGTCCAGCTGATACCGATCTACCTGTCCGCGTTCCCATCTGCATTGTTACTTCCGAGTGGCGCGCGTCTCTCCCGTTGCATATTTATAACGCAAAAGTGCTAACCTTCGTGCCTCCGACGCCAGCCTCCGTGTATTCCGCGGAGGGGAAGACGAACGGGGGTTAGGAAGGATGAAAAAATCGTTCGATTCGCGGATACGGATTATCGGGAATGACGAAGGCTGCAGAGGCCATTGGGAGCGCACGAGTGGGAGTGAATAACGAAGACGACACAGCTTTCGGCGCGTGTATATAAAGAGTTCGATTTCCGTAGAGCTAACAGCAGTATCGACCCGCGTCCTTTTCGTGTTTGCCTACGGAAAAGCCGATAAAACGTTTAACATGTTCAAGCTGGCAAGTATATCCATTATATGTATACCCTATATGCGCTTACTTACTACATGTACGGGGTAGGTGAGTATCTGTTACGACAAACGATACCGATTTTAAACGGTTCGTGTTAAGTAATATACGAAATCGGTGAATTTGATAGAATATGTCGTAAATTCCTACAACGTTCGTTTCTCATTTCGACCAGATCATTACGTTGAAAGTAGGTAAATCAGTTATTTTACAGAATAATACCCGTACTCGTTATTATTTTCGAATAACGACATTTGTTTCATTTTGTAGTAGTTTGAGCGAGATACTTTaccttttatttttcataaaaaatttttaattgcatctAGCGTCGATTTGGACGACTGCACCGGATCTCTGgtacttttataaaaataccAATTAATTTCGTTCGTTACAACACGAGTACATCAGCACGAGTAGCATTTTTACACTAACTTTCGATACACGTTACATAATCAAGCGTAACAATAATAAATTGCCAAACTTTTGTAGATAGACGATTTGAAATTGTTTCTAATACGATAAATGGCAAAATAGGCCAATCCCGATTAATATTGCcaataaatttatatgtttTCAAATTTACCGTTAATTTGAATAACTTTGATTCGATGTGGTttaaaaaattttgtattaaaactATTTATTATTCGAAAGATCGAGTAAAGTATCGAGATAAGCGATGACGAAGAAGATACGAGGAAGCAAGTGAAAGTAGATCGTTTACGGTCAGACACTGTCTCAACCGATGTACTTTATTACCGAcgacaaatatttatatctatcACTTGTAATCTCATTTCTCTACAATTATGATAACAAATTTAATCTCAACATCGatgttaataatattatctATTTTTGGTTTAAATACTTGAGTTATATTTAAAACCGTATTTCGTTGCGGTGTACTTGACAAACTAATCAAATATCGCTGTTCTACCTAGCGTTTGTTAACGAGATCGACAATGCTATATCTTTCTCGATATGGACAGTTTTATTTACTTACTCGACTGTGCTTCACACTTTCGTCGCATGGTGAACATTAAGGATGCAAATAACGGTCGGTTTAACGAGACTACTCCTACAAATCTTCTACTAATTTGACAGTTATTAATGGAATAATCGATACATACGTGTCAGCGATGAAAACGGTAAGCTTTAAACGAGCTACGAACCATGCGAAAGAAATACTGTGTTGTCTGTATAAACTATCGATTACTGTGTTTACAAAGCTATAAAGTGACGCATATATACGAACATCGATTTATACATAGAATAATGGATGTTTTTTATAAAGCCTCTGTGATACTTTCGTCAAATAAATGGGCTACTAAACGAAAACACATAATTTATCGTTATTTAATTTCGTAACATGTATCGTTCCGTTTAAATTTATGAGGTATAAATAAATCTGGTATAAATCTGTTTCGGTCCAATGTTCGGTCCAAGGAAAAGAAGCGAatactttaaaaataataatttactaataATACGTTGGAAATGTAAATATTCGTATGTGGCTAATAATAACTCCGAAAGGATACAAAATAACATGTTTCTCTTATCGACAGATTGTTTTGCTGGCCATGACCATCTTGGCGGTATCCGCTGTACCAGCTCCAGTGCCGCCAGTAATAGCACCCCCGCTGGTCTACTGGCATCCTTACGCGAAGGTGTTACCTCTACACACCGCGACTCTGCCTCTATCCTACGCTCATGGCTACAAATGGTACCACCCAGGATCCGTGTATCTCTACCGATGACAAAATCAAGCCAATTTCTTCACCTGTGCGATAATCTTTACGACTAAGGATTATACACCACAAAGGCGACAATTGCGCAACGAATAACTTCTTGCCGATTTGAGATGTTTAAAGTAAAAGTTTAAAGTAAAACACGCGGTAGCCGCAACGACTGCAGTAGAATCCAAAGCCATTTCCCTTTTCCGGTTAATTTCACCGTCAAACTCGTTCGTCGTCTTTTATATCGACTGTAAAATCTGCGGGATGGTTGGCAAGCGATGCTTCACTCGAGTTCCAGCGTATCGCGAACGATGGAAACGAGAGGAGGCCGCCGATACGAGATTCGACAGCGTTGTTCGCAAGGAGAAGCATGGAAAATCTAAAGGGACTAAAGGGGAGAGATTGTTCGGGATAGTCGTAAAACGGAGGAAGGATCGTCGAAGGCCAGATTCATGCGAAAGCAGGGTGGAGACGCGTACGTCGTTTACGGGGATGCGTCGTTTATATGGCCATCTGCGTGTAACGGCGCGACGGTGCGGCGTTCGTTTCCCGCGTCTGCGACTGCAACGCGGACGCAAAGTATCTTTGCGTGTATCTTGTTTTATCGTCGGATAAGATATATATTCTGGAAGCGGGGTGAACGCTCGAGATCGTGGGTACTTTGTTCGAAACTTTACTCCGATGGAGTTGCTTCGTCCCGACAAGCTTCTTTTGGTGCGTGAAATCGGAGAAGGAACATGTTGGAGCGATTGAGGAACGAGACGAAACACGGTGAAAAGTAGAACGAAACACACGAATCCCAttgtttgtttttttaaataaaattttattaaaattccatATGACCAAAGGGAAAGGGTCCTGGATGATGGTGCAATGATAGAGATGCGAATGTCCGAATTGCGTTGATGATCTCAGGGCGGCAAATGGTCGCCGAAAGGAAAGAGACCAGCCGATTCTGACGCGATTCTTGATCTTTGGATCGCGTCGCGGATCGTGTTACCGATCGTGTCCCGAAAAAAGCTGGACATCGTCTCGATGATCAGGAGATGACCAGGAATGAAACAATTGATTTACTAGTTTTCCCGATTGTGGCTGTTCTTCTCGCTCCATCCTCGAGCTATGATCTATCTTTCCCTTCGTGCTTTTTTCCTTCAATTTCGctgcttcgttttttttttgcCTGGTTTGGAGGTGGGGACGATTTACGAGGGATTAGAAaggtgtgtgtatgtgtgtgtatgtgttttCTAGGGGGGCTGTCTCGTCGTGACTTGGTGGTAGTAAGATAGAATCAGTTGTCATCTAATGCAAGCCGTGCGCAGAAAGGAGGGGCAGGGGTGCGGCGGTCAGCACGGACTTGGTGACGATGGGAGCGGTGCGGACGATGGGGGCAACAGGCTGGGCGATCACGTGGGCAGCTGGTGCCAGAGCAGCGTGCGAGACGACCAAGGGAGCCGTAATTGGGCCGGTTGCGTGTTCAGCGATGATGCCAGTGAGACCACCAGGGGCAGCGGTAGCGACAGCCAGGACGGCGGCGAGAACAGCCTGTGGGAAAACAGCACGTGCGATTCTTAGTTTACCCCTGGCTCTTCTCTTACCAACCCTTAGATCCTCGATCTACGTTCTTCTACCGGCTTCTTATCTTCGTTAATAGTCGTAGCACAGTGCAGTCGTGTATCTAATTCGAGCGTTAATCTTTCAGCGATTATGGTCTTACGTGGAAACAAAGAGAACGCTTTAATCGCGTTAAGTCGTGTTCGAGACCCGCATTTGTTTACCGGTGTCCTTGGAACCGCCGGCGTGAAAGATACAAGGAAAAGGCTAAAGTAAAAATGGAAAAGTAAATTGTTTCGAACGATCGGTGGTTCTTCCGACGGTGATAATCATGGCCTAGAGAAAAAGATTCTTGGACGATCGGAGACTCGCAGAATGAATTGACCGATATAGATTTTGTTTAGTAGTTTGATACTCCTTAGTAGTTCGATATGCTAGTTTGAAAGCGGTAtgattaaaaaaagaataagcGAAATATCCAACGGCGATTAACGCTATTTCGGGGATGATAGAATTAGTACGCGTCTGTTGATCGTAGAATCTCACGAAAGACCGACTGCTTGATTAAATCCATACGGCTGGTCCGCGATGACCTTATTCTACTTCTTCTCAAGCATGTTAAGCTTTTATGCAAAATCTGCACGATGTCCGTAATAACGTCGACACTATCGCGTTACATTATATCAACCAAcgattaaagaaaaatttcacaAATCGATCTGATCGAAATGTACGAAAACTTACTGAAAATTTACGTTACGTACGAATCAATATCGGTCTTCAAACTTATATTTCTATAACACCGTCTATAACACCGCCTTGCTCGAAAAAATCGCATGGAAACGTGCAGATCGGAATAAAACGACGTAAAGCAAGTGTCGTGGACGAGCGGCACGCGAGCATGCGAGTACGCGAGATCGGTTTCGAGCCGGGGAAAAAGCGAGAGCGCGGTGTCCGTGGTGCGGGTCGCATTCCATTTTGTCTGACTGCGTTCGCGACTGGAGTTGGCCAACAATGTACATGCTTCAGTGGTTTCGCTCGTTCGCGTAGATTTTTGTGACCGGACGGAAACGCTGGTGTCCGTCCGAGTGAACGTACAACCACACCGATGTATGTGCTCGGAAAGGTCACGGCGCGATACTTGACGCGTTTGCCGCGGGAATCGAATGCTTTATCGATCAAAGAAGATCAGAGTGAACGGAGGAATTTTCCTCGCCGCGACGTTCCACGGTGATTCGATCGAACGATTAGCCAGTCCTCCGTATGAATGTGCTCGCGAATGCGGTTAATATGCAAATTAGCCGAGGAGGCCAGCCTCACCGACGAGAAATTCCGTTTTGCGTTTAGAAAAATAGGGAGAAGCTGTAGAGGTATCTCGAGAATCTAAAAATTTTCCAAAAAGAATTTCGAATAGAACGATTTTGCTGGACGTTGAACGAGAAATGTAAAGGACGTTTGAAAGTTGTCTTACAAATTCATAATGCGAATACGAATGCATAATTATGCTATACTATAGGTAGGATTATGTACTATACGCATTTGAGAAAATATTAGTGTTTCGTCCACCAGTTACTAGCTAAGGTATCTATCAAAACGGGTGAAACTGGTATAATTTAGCCCCCTTGTAATACTTTTGGTTAAGAAGACTAgaaaatttatacaattttctaaTCGGTATGCCTGTCTCGAATACGTCAAAAATTCCAAGATCGAAGAAATAACCAAAGGGTGAACGAAAGCCGTAGCTTATTCGTACATGGTCTATTAAAACTAACTTGAAACCAAATGAAACTTAATATCTATCGCTGCTAAATTATATATAGCCGTTTTGTCTTGAATGGCTCACGTATGCGGTATATCTATCTGTTCCAAGTGAAATCGTGCTGGTTAGAACCGTTTCGTTGTTCGATTTCGCCCACCCACGTATCATCGACAAAGTAAAACTCTATTTATTTAATCTAGTATAGCGATGGAAATaagtaatataaaatatgatattcTTCTTACCAACTTGAACATGTTGATTGGGTTGTGGGTTGCTTGTTTACTTCTCGAAAGTAGGTAAGCTTATGCTGGATGTACCGGGCGGCGGTCCTTTTATACAAAAGTCGGTTTTAAAAAATCGCTATAAATTTGATCACGTGGCCCTCCATTCGACTGTCTGACGTTATTCATCGGCGTGTTGAGTCAGCCGATCTAAGAACGGAGGTGGGGTGCCGTTTAGCCAATCCACGTTCGGTATCGGCTCTAAACAATGCGAATCTGGCCAATCACGCGCTTTCAACCCCTCGCGATCGGTTCTTGGGAATTGGGTTAAGACATTTCGCGTGGAAACAGTTTCGTTGTCTGTGTAAACGATACGAAGGTGTGGGTCACCCGCACAGACCCTGGTTAGGTCGGGGTAAGTGCAACAACGCTAGCTGAAAAC
Proteins encoded in this region:
- the LOC117164425 gene encoding uncharacterized protein LOC117164425, which encodes MFKLAVLAAVLAVATAAPGGLTGIIAEHATGPITAPLVVSHAALAPAAHVIAQPVAPIVRTAPIVTKSVLTAAPLPLLSAHGLH
- the SIFR gene encoding SIFamide receptor, whose amino-acid sequence is MVETTSTQRFTIKLPMLQPPSPLLEMASLRLPDSEEFDVDTRRRSNNGNVPPTTVSAIPQTTGTLLQMRNDLGDYLNNLIAEAITTNPRTSMEEQGGLLNASKTANLSTAEQIPDRLYRHSMAMSAVYCVAYVLVFVVGLIGNSFVIAVVYRSPRMRTVTNFFIVNLAVADVLVIVFCLPATLMSNIFVPWFLGWFMCKAVAYIQGVSVAASVYSLVAVSLDRFLAIWWPLKCQITKRRARMMIVVIWFIALTTTSPWLLFFDLVSIYDDDPDLRLCLEVWPHPEDGTLFFLIGNLTLCYVLPTILISLCYILIWIKVWRRHIPSDTKDAQMERIQQKSKVKVVKMLVVVVILFVLSWLPLYVIFTVIKLGGDVAEREDEILPIATPIAQWLGASNSCINPILYAFFNKKYRRGFIAILKSGRCCGKIRYYETVAMMSSSTSMRKSSYYVNNNNNNSSTRRTFHGPPVHQESNVSYIFNHTGV